The genomic stretch CAGAAGCTGGAGGATCCCGACGTACCCCTGCAGGAGGGTTTTGCCCTCTACGAGGAGGGCATGAAGCTCAGCGGCCAGATGAAGAAGGAACTGGGCGAGATCGAAAAAAAAGTGAAGATCCTGCAAAGCGATGCCAAGGGCAACCTGCAGGCCGTCGACTTCGAAGAACCGGACCATGACTGATTACCTGCAGCGGCTGACCGCGGCGGTCAACCGCGAGATCCTCAGCGGCATCGACCCCCAGAAAGGAACGCTGGAAGCGGCCATGCACTACGCGCTGGCCGTGCCGGGCAAGCGCCTGCGCCCGCTCCTGTTCCTGGCCCTCCTGGACGCCCGCCGCTGCGATGCGGAACGGTTCATCGGCCTGGCCTCGGCCCTGGAAATCATCCACACCTATTCGCTGATCCATGACGACCTGCCGGCGATGGACGATGACGACCTGCGCCGCGGCCTGCCCACCGTCCACAAGAAATTCAACGAAGCGCTGGCACTGCTGGCCGGCGACACCCTGCTGACTTTCGCTTTTGAAAAAATCGCCGCCGCGCCGCTGGCGGCGGAAAAAACCGTGGCCGTCATCGGCATCGTCACCCGCTGCATCGGCAAGGAGGGGATGGCCCTGGGACAGGCGTTGGACCTGGAATTCAGGGGCGACGCGCAGGCCATCGCCACCATCCACCGGCTGAAAACGGCCGAACTGATCAAGGGTTCCCTGCTGGCCGCGGCCGTGGTAGCCGACATGAGCGATTCCGAACAGGAGCGGCTGGCCCGGGCCGGCATCGCCATCGGCCTCGGCTTCCAGCTCGCCGACGATCTGCTGGACATAACCGGTGACGAAAAGAAAGTCGGCAAAAAGCTGAACAAGGACAAGGGCAACCAGAGCCCCAACGCGGTCCTGTACCTGGGCCTGCCGGCCGTCAAGGCCAAGATCGCCGCCTACCATGACGAGGCGCTGGCCCTGATCCGGGAACTGAAGATCGATTTCCCCCCCTTCCTGTCGCTGTTGGAAAACATGCTGTTCCGGAGCCAATGATGCCCCTGCTCGAAAAAATTTTCTCGCCGGCCGATATCAAAAAACTGAGCCTGGAAGAACTGGGCCAGCTGTCCGCCGAGATCACCGATTTGCTCGTCCAGGTGGTTTCGCGCAACGGCGGCCACCTGTCTTCCAACCTGGGAGTGGTCGACTTGACCCTGGCCCTGCACCGCGTCTTCGACGCCCCGACCGACAAGATCATCTGGGATATCGGCCATCAATGCTATACCCACAAGATCATCACCGGCCGCCGGAATAGGATATTCTCCATCCGCAAGAAAGACGGCCTGCTCGGCTTTCCCGACCGTGCCGAGAGCGAATACGACGTGCTGAATGCCGGCCACGCCTCGACGTCGCTCGGTTTCGCCTCGGGCCTGGCTATTGCCCGCGATCACCGCCAAGAAGACTTTCACATCGTCACCGTCATCGGCGACGGCGCCCTGACCGGCGGCGTGGCGTTGGAAGCCCTGAACCATATCGGCCAGGTCAAGCAGCGGCTGATCATCATTCTCAACGACAACAAGATGTCGATTTCGCCCAACGTTGGCGGCATTTCCCGCCATTTGAACTACCTGGTTTCCGGGCGGCCCTACATCCGCATGAAGGAAGTGATCCAGAATGTCCTGAAATCGATCCCCTCCGTCGGCAAATCGATGGTCCAGGTGGCCAAGAAGATCGAGGTGCTGATGCGGACGATGATCGTACCCGGTTCGCTTTTCGACGAACTGGGCATCAAGTACATTGGGCCGGTCAACGGCCATGACCTGCGCGAGATGCTCAAGGAATTCGAAGCGGCCAAGAAGTACGATTTCCCGGTCCTGCTGCACGTGGTGACCAGCAAGGGCAAGGGCTACGTGCCGGCGGCCGACGATCCCAGCTCCTACCATTCATCGGCTCCATTCAATATCGAGGACGGCAAGTTCATCAACGGCGCCAAGAGCCCTTCCTATTCGGAAATTTTCGGGCGCACGGTGCTGCAGCTGATCGAGCGCGATCCGCGCACCATGGCCTTGACCGCGGCCATGCCCGAGGGCACTGGCCTGGAAGCGGTGCAAAAGAGGTTCCCGGACAACTTTTTCGACGTCGGCATCGCCGAGCAGTACATGTTCGAGTTCGCCGGCGGCCTGGCCCTGGGCGGACTGAAGCCGGTCGTGGGCGTCTATTCGACCTTCATGCAGCGGGCCGTCGACCAGATCATTCATGACATTTCGCTGATGCGCATCCCGGTCCTGGTCGGCTTGGACCGGGCCGGGCTTGTCGGCGGCGACGGACCGACCCACCAGGGGCTCTACGACATTTCCCTGCTGCACCCCATCCCGGACATCGTGCTCATGGCGCCGAAGGACGAGAACGAACTCCAGCACATGGTTTACACCGGCAGCCGCCTGGACAAGCCCGTGTTCGTCCGTTACCCGAAGGAACCGGGGCGGGGCGTGCCGTTGGATAAGGAACTGGCTGAAATCCCCGTGGGCAAGGCGGAGGTGCTGCGCCGCGGGAACCATGTCCTGATCCTGGCCGTGGGGCCGCTGGTCTACCGCGCCCTTGAGGCGGCCGAGCGGCTCTCCCGCCAGGACAGCATCGAGGCGACCGTGGTCAATATCCGCTTTATCAAACCCCTGGACCGCGAGCTCCTGTTCTCTTTGGCTGCAAAGATCGTCAAGATAGTCATCGTCGAGGATGGGACCGACCAGGGCGGCTTCGCTTCCATCGTCCGCCGGGAATTCATGTCCCAGCAGCCCTGCCGGCAGGAGTTCCTCGCCTTGGCCGTCGGTGAAGGGGACATGCCGTTGGCTTCCCGCGAAGAGCTGCTGGAGCACTTCTCCTTGAACGCCGCCGGCATCTACCGCCAGGTGCGCGCGTTTGTCATGGGTAAGTAAAGCGGATAACGCTGGGCTGGTCACATGCATCCCCTGCGGGGACAGACAAATTAAATCCTCCCCCCAAGGTGGGTCGGATAATTTGACCTGTCTTGACAGTTATTAATATTTTCTTTATGATAAAAACATGAATGTGGGTTACAACACCGATATCAAGTACCGCAACGAGGTTTTCCATATTCAAACCGAAGACAAGGGCCAGGGCAATCCCCTGATCGAGACCTTGGTCTACCTTCACGGCGAGGTATTGCTCTCGCGCCGTGTCTCGTACGCCCATCTACTGGCGGCTGCGGAAAAAAACAAGACGGTCAAGTCGCTGATGAAAGCCCAGCACGACCAGGTTTGTTCCGAACTGAAAGGGGGCAACTTCTCGCATCTGCTGTCCATGGAAACCCAGAACGTCGAAGACGTCACCCTGGACGAAATGGTGCTGGAGTACCTGCAGAAGCAAATCCATTAAGTAATGGGCGAAACCATCCTGCTCATCGACGGCATGTACCTGGTTTACAGTTCATTCTATTCCCACCAGGCCATGCGCACCATCCATGGTGAGCCCACCGGCGCCGTTTTCGGCTTCATCAGCCGGGTCGAGAGCCTGATCCAGGAACTGCATCCCGACCGGCTGGCGGTGGCTTTTGATTCCAAGGCGAAGAATTTCCGCCGCGACCTCTACCCAGAATACAAGGCCAAGCGCCTGCAGCCGCCCGAGGAGCTCATCCAGCAATTGCCGCTGATCAAGGAATACCTGGAATACCGGGGGATCTATTTCCTGGAAAAACCGGGCCTGGAGGCCGATGACATCATCGCTTTGATGGCCAGGCGCTACGCCGCCGCCGGCGGCGAGGTGTTGATATTTTCCGCCGATAAGGACCTGTTCCAGCTGGTGGCCGAGCGGATATCGGTTTTCCATCCCAAGCTGAAGCAGAAACTGGACCGGGGCGGGGTCAAGGAGTTCTTTGGGATTTACCCGGAGCAGATCGTCGATTACCTGAGCCTGGCCGGCGACGCCTCGGACAACATCCCCGGCATACCCGGCATCGGCGACAAGACTGCGACCAAGCTGATCGAGAAATACGGCAACCTGGCGGCCTTGCTCGCCGACCTGGATAATATTGACGGCAAACTGAAGGAGAAGATCAAGAAAAGCGTCCACCTCCTTGAATTTTGGAAGAAACTGCTCGATTTGGACCAGATCCCGGACATCGCCGGCGACTGGAGCATCGAGCCCCTGAAAGAAAGCGGCGACGAACGCCTGGTCGAATTGTACCGCAGGCTCAAGTTCAACAGCCTGCTGAAAAAAGTTTCCCCGGCTGCCCAGTCCAAGCCTCCCGATCTGGCCGGCCCCGTCCAGCTGCTGGAAAACCGCGGCCAGATGAAGTCGCTCATTGAAAAGATCAAGGAAGCCGGCGGCTTCGCCTGGGACATCGAGACCACGGCCATCGAGTTTTTCAAGGCCGAGGTGGTCGGTGTTTCGGTCGCCCTGGGCGATGCGGGCTATTATATCCCTTTCCTTTGTCCGGCCGAGGAATCGGGCCGCTTCCAACTGACGCTGGACGAATTCAAGAAGGAAATGGCCCCGGTTTTCAGCGATGCGCGGCTGAAGAAAACCGGCCACAACCTGAAATTCGACATGCTGCACATGCTCCGCCAGGGGTTGGCCGTCAACGGTGTCGAGCACGACACCATGATTATGTCCTACCTGCTTTTCCCCAACCGCCGCTTCCACCAGCTGAAGGAACTGAGCGCCGAATTCCTCGGCGTCCGGCAGACCACCTTCGAGGAGCTGGTCGGCAAGGGCAAGGGCCAGAAAAAAATCGAAACCATCGCGGTGGAACAGGTGGCCCGCTATTGCCTGGCCGACGCGAGCCTTTCCGCGCAATTGGCGGAAAAACTCCTGCCGCTGTTGCGTGAAAAAAAATTGTTGAGCCTGTACCGGGAGATTGAAATCCCCCTGCTGGACGTGCTGCTGGCCATGGAGTGGCAGGGGATCCAGGTCGACCGCGATTTTTTAAAGAAGGCTTCCGCCAAGCTCAAGGAGCAAATCGCCGCCAGCGAGAAGGAGATCCAGCACATGGCCGGCTACGAGCTCAACCTGAACTCCTCCCAGCAGCTGGCCGAGCTGCTCTTTCAGAAGATGAACCTGCCGCTGAGCAAGAAAACCCGCAAGACCAAGGCCCAATCGACCGACAGCGAGGTGTTGAACGAACTGAAGGGCTTTCCGATCGTTGAAAAAATCATCGCCTACCGGACCTACAAAAAACTCCTTTCCACCTATGTCGAGGGGTTGCTGGAAAACTGCGACGAACAGGACCGCGTCCATACCTCGTTCAACCAGACGGTCACGGCCACCGGCCGTCTCTCGTCGTCCAATCCCAACCTGCAGAACATCCCGGTCGGGGAGATCGGCGCCGTCAACCTGCGCCGGGCCTTCATCGCCGGCGTGGACCGCCGGTTGCTGTCGGCCGACTATTCCCAGATCGAGCTGCGGGTCATGGCCCATTTTTCGCAGGATGAAAATTTGCTGAAAGCCTTTGCCGAGGGCGAGGACATCCATCAGCACACCGCCGACCTGGTTTTCGGCGCTGATCTTTTTCCCCAACGCGCTGAATTGCGCCGGCGCGCCAAGATCATCAATTTCTCGATCATTTACGGCAGCGGCGCTTTCTCCCTGGCCAAGGAGCTGGGAGTGAGCTACGGTGAAGCCAAGGAGTTCATCGAGCGCTACTTCGAAAAATACAGCGGCGTCAAGCGCTTCATGGACGGAGTGATCGATGCCGCCGAAAAAAATCCCGAGGTGCGCACCATCTCCGGCCGCGTTCGGCCGATCCCCGAGATCCTGAGCTCCAACCGCCCGGTCAAGGAAAACGGCAACCGCATGGCCATCAACACCATCATCCAGGGCAGCGCCGCCGACATCATCAAGATCGCCATGATCCGCATCCACGAGCACCTGAAAACCATGCAGAGCCGGCTGATCCTTCAGGTCCACGACGAACTGGTGTTCGAGTACCCGCCGGCGGAGGAGAAGCGGCTGGCCGCCCTGGTGCGCCACGAGATGGAGCAGGCGCTTGAGCTGAAGGTGCCGCTGAAGATATCCCTGAAGACGGGCCGCAACTGGGCCGATATGGAAGCCTTGAAAGAACTGGCATGAAGGAAATCGATGCCGCCAAATTTAAGGAAATCGTCCGCTGCGGCATGGAGCACCTGTTCCAGGACCGGGAGCTGCTCAACCGCATTAATGTCTTTCCGGTCGCCGACGGCGATACGGGCGACAACTTGGTTTTTACCCTGAAGCCGGTCTACGACCAGATCGATGCCATCGACGAAGCGCGCTTGGACAACCTGGCCGCCCGCATGGCGGCGGAAATGCTGATGTCGGCCAAAGGGAACTCGGGGGTGATCTTTTCGCAGTTTTTTTTCAGCTTCGCCAAGGCGCTGAAAGGCAAGGCCGCCATCGGACCGGCCGATTTCAGCCTGGCCATGGAAAAGGCCGTGCACGAGACCTATGAGTCGATCGCCGTTCCCCGCGAGGGGACGATCCTGACCGTGCTCCGCCACAGCGCCGAGGAGTTCAAACGCCTGGCCTTGAGCGGCGAAAGGTACCAGGTGATATTCGAGAAAGCGGTCATCGCCTGCAGGGAAATCCTGGAAAAGACCCGCCACATGCTGCCGCAGCTGAAGAAAGCCAAGGTGGTTGATGCGGGCGGGCTGGGTTTTTACCTCTTTTTCAAGGGCATGGGCGCCGCCGTTCAGGACAAAAAAAACGAAACGGGAAAGGATGTGGCGGGTTTTGACCAGGTTCCCGAAACCCTGGACGAATCCAAGTTGGCTTTTTGCGCCGAATGGGTGCTCCGCCCGCGCCGGCCCGACAAGGAATTTTTCAAAAAGCTCCTGGAAAAGCACGGCGACTCGCTGCTCATCGCCGGCGATGCCGGTATGCTGCACCTCCATATCCACACCGACGATCCAGCGGCAGTTGAAAGCGCACTGGCCGGGCACGGTGAGATCGTGTCGCGCAAGGTCGACTCGCTGCGACAGGCGGAGGAATCCAACCCGGAAACGGCCGTCGCCCTGCTCATGGATTCGGCCGTCGACATCCCGGAGCGAACCGAAAAAGCCATGGGTATTGGCGTCGTGCCGCTGCAGATCATGATGAACGACCGCTATTTCCGCGACCGGGTCGAGATTGGCAAAGAAGAGTTGTACCGCCGCATGCGCGCGGAAAAGGACCTGGTGGTCAAGACCTCGCAGCCGGCGCCGCTCGATTTCAGCAATGCGTTCACTGCGGCCCTGGCGCTGCAGCACCACGTCCTTTTTTTCAGCCTCTCTTCGCGCTTGAGCGGCTCTTATCAGAACGCGCTGGCGGCGCTGCGCCTTCTGCCTGCCGCCGACCAGGCCAGGATACGCGTCATCGACACGCTGAATGTTTCGGCCGGCAGCGGCCTGCTATTGCTCCGCGCCCTGCGGCTTCTGCAGCAGGGGCGCGACGTCGAGCAGACCGCGGCACAGATCGAGCGCATCCGCGGCGAGGTGGTTTCGCTGGGATATGTCGAATCGCTGGAATACGCCGTGCGCGGCGGCCGTTTGCCGCCGGCTGCCGGCGCCGTCACCCGATGGCTGGGGATCCAGCCGCTGGTGGCTTTCGAAAATGGCAGGCTGGTGAAAAAGGGGATGCTGTTCAGCGCCGCCAACAAGGAAAAAAAAGTCGTGCGCCGCTTCCTCAAACGGCTGGACCTGGACCGGGCCTACGCGCTGGGCATCGTCTACACCGATAACCCCGAGGCGGCGCTGATACTCGAGGATGAACTGGCCAAATCGCCACTGAAGATCACCACCGTGTACCAGGTTGTCGGCGCCGCGGTCCTCGGCGCCCATGCCGGCCCCGGCACGTTCTGCCTTTTCGCCCTTCCAGAAGGGTGATCCGGCTGGCCACGCCACGCGGAGGAGTCTTATGGATGAAAAAATAAAGCTGGGCATCAGTTCTTGTTTGCTGGGCAACAAAGTCCGTTTTGACGGCGGCCACAAGTTCGACCCGTTCCTGGTGAACACCCTGGGCCATTTCGTGGAATACGTGCCGGTCTGCCCGGACGTCGAGTCCGGATTTCCGGTGCCCCGCGAGGAAGGCATGGCCGAGAAGAACGGGGTGGGGATTTTCGCCCGGGCGCTGATGGAGAGGCTGCCGCTGCTGCCGGTGGAGGAAGAAGGCCGGTTGCAGGATATCCAGTTGCGGGAAAACTTCATCGTGCGCGTATTTGCCTACCGCCGCTGGCGGGAGCTGGTTGACGGTGCGGCCGCGGCCGGGAGGCTGGTCGATTTCCAGCGCCGCCACAAGCTGCTGCTCATGGCCCACAGCCTCGAAATGGCCAGGCAGCTTGGCAAGCTTACGGCCCTGGCCGGCGCGCGTCCCATGGGCGATATCCTGCCCGCGTATGAAAAGCTCTT from Candidatus Aminicenantes bacterium encodes the following:
- a CDS encoding polyprenyl synthetase family protein — its product is MTDYLQRLTAAVNREILSGIDPQKGTLEAAMHYALAVPGKRLRPLLFLALLDARRCDAERFIGLASALEIIHTYSLIHDDLPAMDDDDLRRGLPTVHKKFNEALALLAGDTLLTFAFEKIAAAPLAAEKTVAVIGIVTRCIGKEGMALGQALDLEFRGDAQAIATIHRLKTAELIKGSLLAAAVVADMSDSEQERLARAGIAIGLGFQLADDLLDITGDEKKVGKKLNKDKGNQSPNAVLYLGLPAVKAKIAAYHDEALALIRELKIDFPPFLSLLENMLFRSQ
- the dxs gene encoding 1-deoxy-D-xylulose-5-phosphate synthase, with the protein product MMPLLEKIFSPADIKKLSLEELGQLSAEITDLLVQVVSRNGGHLSSNLGVVDLTLALHRVFDAPTDKIIWDIGHQCYTHKIITGRRNRIFSIRKKDGLLGFPDRAESEYDVLNAGHASTSLGFASGLAIARDHRQEDFHIVTVIGDGALTGGVALEALNHIGQVKQRLIIILNDNKMSISPNVGGISRHLNYLVSGRPYIRMKEVIQNVLKSIPSVGKSMVQVAKKIEVLMRTMIVPGSLFDELGIKYIGPVNGHDLREMLKEFEAAKKYDFPVLLHVVTSKGKGYVPAADDPSSYHSSAPFNIEDGKFINGAKSPSYSEIFGRTVLQLIERDPRTMALTAAMPEGTGLEAVQKRFPDNFFDVGIAEQYMFEFAGGLALGGLKPVVGVYSTFMQRAVDQIIHDISLMRIPVLVGLDRAGLVGGDGPTHQGLYDISLLHPIPDIVLMAPKDENELQHMVYTGSRLDKPVFVRYPKEPGRGVPLDKELAEIPVGKAEVLRRGNHVLILAVGPLVYRALEAAERLSRQDSIEATVVNIRFIKPLDRELLFSLAAKIVKIVIVEDGTDQGGFASIVRREFMSQQPCRQEFLALAVGEGDMPLASREELLEHFSLNAAGIYRQVRAFVMGK
- a CDS encoding DUF523 and DUF1722 domain-containing protein — protein: MDEKIKLGISSCLLGNKVRFDGGHKFDPFLVNTLGHFVEYVPVCPDVESGFPVPREEGMAEKNGVGIFARALMERLPLLPVEEEGRLQDIQLRENFIVRVFAYRRWRELVDGAAAAGRLVDFQRRHKLLLMAHSLEMARQLGKLTALAGARPMGDILPAYEKLFMAALKQKATVRKNVNVLQHMFGYFKKQLDDFEKKELLAVIENYRQNLIPLIVPLTLLKHYIDKFKQPYLSDQYYLDPHPLELKLRNHA
- a CDS encoding DegV family EDD domain-containing protein; translated protein: MKEIDAAKFKEIVRCGMEHLFQDRELLNRINVFPVADGDTGDNLVFTLKPVYDQIDAIDEARLDNLAARMAAEMLMSAKGNSGVIFSQFFFSFAKALKGKAAIGPADFSLAMEKAVHETYESIAVPREGTILTVLRHSAEEFKRLALSGERYQVIFEKAVIACREILEKTRHMLPQLKKAKVVDAGGLGFYLFFKGMGAAVQDKKNETGKDVAGFDQVPETLDESKLAFCAEWVLRPRRPDKEFFKKLLEKHGDSLLIAGDAGMLHLHIHTDDPAAVESALAGHGEIVSRKVDSLRQAEESNPETAVALLMDSAVDIPERTEKAMGIGVVPLQIMMNDRYFRDRVEIGKEELYRRMRAEKDLVVKTSQPAPLDFSNAFTAALALQHHVLFFSLSSRLSGSYQNALAALRLLPAADQARIRVIDTLNVSAGSGLLLLRALRLLQQGRDVEQTAAQIERIRGEVVSLGYVESLEYAVRGGRLPPAAGAVTRWLGIQPLVAFENGRLVKKGMLFSAANKEKKVVRRFLKRLDLDRAYALGIVYTDNPEAALILEDELAKSPLKITTVYQVVGAAVLGAHAGPGTFCLFALPEG
- the polA gene encoding DNA polymerase I: MGETILLIDGMYLVYSSFYSHQAMRTIHGEPTGAVFGFISRVESLIQELHPDRLAVAFDSKAKNFRRDLYPEYKAKRLQPPEELIQQLPLIKEYLEYRGIYFLEKPGLEADDIIALMARRYAAAGGEVLIFSADKDLFQLVAERISVFHPKLKQKLDRGGVKEFFGIYPEQIVDYLSLAGDASDNIPGIPGIGDKTATKLIEKYGNLAALLADLDNIDGKLKEKIKKSVHLLEFWKKLLDLDQIPDIAGDWSIEPLKESGDERLVELYRRLKFNSLLKKVSPAAQSKPPDLAGPVQLLENRGQMKSLIEKIKEAGGFAWDIETTAIEFFKAEVVGVSVALGDAGYYIPFLCPAEESGRFQLTLDEFKKEMAPVFSDARLKKTGHNLKFDMLHMLRQGLAVNGVEHDTMIMSYLLFPNRRFHQLKELSAEFLGVRQTTFEELVGKGKGQKKIETIAVEQVARYCLADASLSAQLAEKLLPLLREKKLLSLYREIEIPLLDVLLAMEWQGIQVDRDFLKKASAKLKEQIAASEKEIQHMAGYELNLNSSQQLAELLFQKMNLPLSKKTRKTKAQSTDSEVLNELKGFPIVEKIIAYRTYKKLLSTYVEGLLENCDEQDRVHTSFNQTVTATGRLSSSNPNLQNIPVGEIGAVNLRRAFIAGVDRRLLSADYSQIELRVMAHFSQDENLLKAFAEGEDIHQHTADLVFGADLFPQRAELRRRAKIINFSIIYGSGAFSLAKELGVSYGEAKEFIERYFEKYSGVKRFMDGVIDAAEKNPEVRTISGRVRPIPEILSSNRPVKENGNRMAINTIIQGSAADIIKIAMIRIHEHLKTMQSRLILQVHDELVFEYPPAEEKRLAALVRHEMEQALELKVPLKISLKTGRNWADMEALKELA
- the xseB gene encoding exodeoxyribonuclease VII small subunit; amino-acid sequence: MKKETLDFEAALKKLEAIVQKLEDPDVPLQEGFALYEEGMKLSGQMKKELGEIEKKVKILQSDAKGNLQAVDFEEPDHD